A region from the Xanthocytophaga agilis genome encodes:
- a CDS encoding HAMP domain-containing sensor histidine kinase, with the protein MEFFLEGQYKTTRKERRRQFINTVSWVCFSILLFSVIPAVYVGIWKVAVLMAAMTICFGVGIYINLRGYVTTAGNFILFSISVLLFLYSLLLGSPAFSFLYFFPLIFAVPFFINYRNTLQLVIHIIHPTVFVLILTFVDTDLVTPIILPGDQMVFRAISLVLVITLCQFFVYEIVVSNLNSERQLQKSEAQQRVINGDLLRINQELDRFVYSISHDLKAPVASALGLVELMKDEEDMNEMRDYNQIMERNLLRLDAFIGDILDYSRNAQFEIKQDIIILEEEINDAIQQYQFMDGATRIDVSNAIVQHSDFVTDRYRLRVILNNIISNAFRYRNPQESSPWINITCNVSSDQAVIKVKDNGIGIAKEHLQHIFDMFYRASHTLPGSGLGLYIARESAIRMGGDIRVSSVPGHFTEFTVEIPNGKRA; encoded by the coding sequence ATGGAGTTCTTTTTGGAAGGACAATACAAGACGACACGGAAGGAGAGACGAAGACAGTTTATTAACACTGTTTCATGGGTGTGTTTTAGCATACTTCTATTTTCTGTTATTCCAGCGGTTTATGTTGGAATATGGAAAGTAGCGGTGTTGATGGCAGCCATGACTATTTGTTTTGGGGTAGGTATCTATATAAATCTGCGTGGGTATGTTACCACAGCAGGTAACTTTATTCTTTTTTCAATCAGCGTTCTGTTATTTTTATATTCACTATTACTGGGTTCACCTGCTTTTTCTTTTCTGTATTTTTTTCCGCTCATATTTGCAGTTCCCTTCTTTATTAATTACCGAAATACTTTACAGCTTGTTATCCATATTATACATCCAACAGTTTTTGTATTGATTCTTACATTCGTAGATACAGATCTTGTTACACCTATTATTCTTCCTGGAGATCAGATGGTTTTTCGGGCTATCAGTTTGGTGTTGGTTATTACTTTGTGTCAATTCTTTGTTTACGAGATAGTTGTATCAAATCTTAACAGTGAAAGGCAATTGCAAAAGTCAGAGGCACAACAACGTGTTATCAATGGCGATCTGTTACGAATCAATCAAGAGCTGGATCGGTTTGTCTATAGCATCAGCCATGATTTGAAAGCTCCGGTTGCTTCTGCGTTGGGTTTGGTTGAACTGATGAAGGATGAAGAGGATATGAATGAGATGAGAGACTACAACCAGATCATGGAGCGGAATCTGTTGCGTCTGGATGCTTTTATCGGAGATATCCTGGATTACTCGCGAAATGCTCAGTTTGAGATAAAGCAGGATATTATCATTCTGGAAGAAGAGATTAATGATGCGATTCAGCAATATCAGTTTATGGATGGTGCTACCCGGATTGATGTTTCCAATGCAATCGTTCAGCATTCAGATTTTGTAACAGACCGTTACCGATTGCGGGTTATTCTTAATAATATCATTTCCAATGCATTTCGCTACAGAAATCCACAGGAGTCTTCTCCCTGGATCAATATAACATGCAATGTCTCTTCTGATCAGGCTGTTATTAAGGTCAAGGACAATGGGATAGGTATTGCGAAAGAACATCTTCAACACATTTTTGATATGTTTTATAGGGCTAGTCATACACTACCCGGATCAGGGTTAGGTTTATATATTGCCAGAGAGTCTGCCATACGGATGGGTGGGGATATTCGTGTATCGTCTGTACCCGGACATTTTACAGAGTTTACTGTAGAGATTCCCAATGGGAAACGTGCGTAA
- a CDS encoding McrB family protein has protein sequence MNLLFFEMGIRHEKLWQPLEEYLNTYPQAKILLYFKTSEGDYKGLPLVFRDGEPRLQTEAGVTSAMALSEPAKTEFMKRYRQDKLFSLASVCKYYFGPLYRVNRGTHIYDPMHELQVSKDEVLDVFPDLSERASYGNYIRLEKLSSLVTSVELQRQTDSVEEKEAIYTKPVQLFPLNQILYGPPGTGKTYQTINYAVAIIESKPIEVIQAEDRAEVQKRYEYYQEQEQIEFITFHQSYSYEEFVQGLRPDTHRHTDNLHFRLTDGIFKRIADRSKANYEAYRRTINKPKLPFESLLDQMLMESMNRETEEVEIPLQNPGGQFRSMIIYEVGDTYLLYKRRTTRSDSAKDEVRQLYLHKLRESFYGKEIREAINRPYYEAVVYALRKFEKSLKHAKSEDRLKNYVLIIDEINRANISRVFGELITLLEEDKRLGKEHPLIVTLPSGESFAVSPNLYIVGTMNTADKSIALLDAALRRRFVFVPMYPQYDLIPEAASVLQSLNEQIRERKGVDFMIGHSFFINKSVSEFPEIFNQKIIPLLYEYFNTRLEPIRDILQRSGLVLIEENYQLKITGIVG, from the coding sequence TTGAATTTATTATTTTTTGAGATGGGCATTCGGCACGAAAAACTCTGGCAACCTTTAGAAGAATATCTGAATACATACCCACAGGCAAAGATTCTGTTGTATTTTAAGACCTCTGAAGGGGACTATAAAGGGCTGCCACTAGTATTTCGTGATGGAGAACCTCGTTTGCAGACTGAAGCAGGTGTTACTTCCGCAATGGCTTTGTCTGAACCTGCCAAAACAGAGTTTATGAAACGCTACCGCCAGGATAAACTCTTCTCTCTGGCATCTGTGTGTAAATATTATTTTGGTCCTTTGTATCGGGTAAACAGAGGAACACATATATATGATCCAATGCATGAATTGCAGGTAAGCAAGGATGAAGTACTGGATGTATTTCCCGATCTGTCTGAAAGAGCTTCCTATGGAAATTATATTCGGCTGGAGAAGTTATCTTCACTGGTAACCAGTGTTGAATTACAACGACAAACAGATAGTGTAGAAGAGAAAGAAGCTATCTATACAAAACCTGTTCAGCTATTTCCTTTAAATCAGATATTATACGGCCCTCCAGGTACTGGAAAAACTTACCAAACAATAAACTATGCTGTAGCTATTATTGAAAGCAAACCGATAGAAGTTATACAGGCAGAAGATCGTGCGGAAGTTCAGAAACGATATGAATATTATCAGGAGCAGGAACAGATTGAGTTTATCACCTTTCACCAAAGTTATTCTTATGAAGAGTTTGTGCAGGGATTACGGCCTGACACCCATCGTCATACAGATAACCTGCACTTTCGACTGACAGATGGGATATTTAAACGGATTGCTGACCGTTCAAAGGCAAACTATGAAGCTTACCGACGCACCATTAACAAGCCCAAGCTGCCTTTTGAATCTCTGCTGGATCAGATGTTGATGGAAAGTATGAACCGTGAGACCGAAGAAGTAGAGATTCCATTGCAGAATCCGGGAGGGCAGTTTCGGAGTATGATTATCTATGAGGTAGGAGATACCTATCTTTTGTATAAGCGTCGTACCACACGTAGTGACAGCGCCAAGGATGAAGTGAGGCAGTTGTATTTACACAAGTTGCGGGAGAGTTTTTATGGAAAGGAAATTCGGGAAGCCATTAACCGGCCATATTATGAAGCAGTGGTATATGCACTCCGAAAGTTTGAGAAAAGTCTCAAACATGCGAAGTCCGAAGATCGGTTAAAAAACTATGTGTTAATTATTGATGAGATAAACCGGGCAAATATTTCACGGGTATTCGGAGAGTTGATCACATTACTGGAAGAAGACAAACGTTTAGGTAAAGAACATCCCCTTATTGTAACTTTACCATCTGGTGAAAGCTTTGCTGTTTCTCCCAATTTGTATATTGTGGGTACAATGAATACAGCTGATAAGTCCATTGCCTTGCTGGATGCTGCCTTACGCCGCCGCTTCGTGTTTGTTCCTATGTACCCTCAGTATGATTTGATACCTGAGGCCGCCTCTGTATTACAATCATTGAATGAACAGATACGGGAACGTAAAGGCGTAGATTTTATGATTGGACACTCTTTCTTTATCAATAAGTCGGTAAGTGAATTTCCTGAAATCTTTAACCAGAAGATTATTCCGTTATTGTATGAGTATTTCAACACACGTCTTGAGCCTATACGGGATATACTTCAGAGAAGTGGATTGGTATTGATAGAAGAAAATTATCAGCTGAAGATAACTGGGATAGTAGGATAA
- the meaB gene encoding methylmalonyl Co-A mutase-associated GTPase MeaB, giving the protein MPPRLSPDIYIQGIRQGDRIILSRAITLIESSLPKDQALASEVIQGILPYIGNSLRIGITGVPGVGKSTFIEAFGNHITSLGKKLAVLTIDPSSQRSYGSILGDKTRMETLVNQPLAYVRPSPSGSSLGGVARSTRQSILLCEAAGYEVIFIETVGVGQSETTVHGMVDFFLLLMLAGAGDELQGIKRGIMEMADAIAITKADGSNIMAARQARASYQNALHLMPPTESGWIPPVHTCSALTGDGIKELWQMLEEYVNLSNQNRFLHKKRQDQNLNWLHETIRQELETAFYQNPSTKQQIPHIEQSISSGEITALSGAQKLLQTYFTHYSTSHRSSDGDS; this is encoded by the coding sequence ATGCCTCCTCGCCTTTCTCCTGACATATATATCCAAGGCATCCGCCAGGGAGATCGAATCATTCTGAGCCGTGCCATTACGCTGATTGAAAGCAGTTTACCAAAAGACCAGGCTCTTGCATCAGAAGTCATACAGGGGATATTGCCCTATATAGGCAACTCATTGCGGATAGGAATTACAGGCGTACCAGGAGTAGGCAAAAGCACCTTTATTGAAGCCTTTGGTAATCATATCACTTCACTAGGAAAAAAACTGGCAGTGCTGACAATTGACCCCAGCAGTCAGCGATCATACGGCAGTATTCTGGGAGACAAAACCCGTATGGAAACACTGGTAAACCAGCCCCTAGCCTATGTTCGGCCTTCGCCATCCGGCTCGTCACTGGGAGGTGTAGCCCGTAGCACACGTCAATCGATACTTCTTTGTGAAGCCGCAGGCTATGAAGTCATCTTTATTGAAACCGTTGGAGTGGGGCAATCTGAAACAACTGTTCATGGAATGGTTGACTTCTTTCTGCTGCTTATGCTGGCCGGTGCGGGTGATGAACTTCAGGGTATCAAAAGAGGCATCATGGAGATGGCTGATGCCATTGCGATTACTAAAGCAGATGGATCAAATATCATGGCTGCCCGTCAGGCTCGTGCCAGCTACCAGAATGCACTACACCTGATGCCTCCGACAGAGTCAGGCTGGATTCCGCCTGTGCATACATGTTCAGCCCTTACAGGAGACGGAATCAAAGAATTATGGCAAATGCTGGAGGAATATGTAAACCTTAGTAACCAAAATAGATTTTTACATAAGAAACGACAGGATCAGAACTTAAACTGGTTGCACGAAACTATACGGCAAGAACTGGAAACAGCCTTTTATCAAAATCCTTCCACTAAACAACAAATACCCCACATTGAGCAAAGCATATCTTCCGGAGAGATTACAGCACTATCGGGTGCCCAAAAACTTCTTCAAACGTACTTTACCCATTACTCTACTTCCCATCGTAGCTCAGATGGTGATTCATAG
- a CDS encoding EVE domain-containing protein: protein MKQRYFIAVVSKEHTQRGVNGGFMQVCHGKKEPLKRMSLNDWLIVYSPAEKMKGSAKCMAFTAIGQASDELVYTHKMSEDFIPFRRNITFYSCQQTSILPLIDQLDFIQNKVQWGYPFRFGFLEIQENDFRLIASQMLGESDSKEFLNY from the coding sequence ATGAAACAACGATATTTTATTGCAGTTGTATCAAAAGAACATACACAACGAGGTGTGAATGGAGGATTTATGCAGGTTTGTCATGGAAAGAAAGAACCTCTCAAACGTATGTCGCTCAATGATTGGCTAATTGTATATAGTCCGGCAGAAAAAATGAAAGGATCTGCAAAATGCATGGCTTTCACTGCTATCGGACAGGCTTCAGATGAACTGGTCTACACACACAAAATGAGTGAGGACTTTATCCCTTTTCGCCGTAACATAACTTTTTACAGCTGTCAGCAAACCTCTATTTTACCTCTGATTGATCAACTGGATTTTATTCAAAATAAAGTGCAATGGGGATATCCATTTCGGTTTGGTTTTCTGGAAATCCAGGAAAACGATTTTAGACTGATTGCCTCGCAAATGTTAGGAGAAAGTGATTCAAAAGAGTTTTTAAACTACTAA
- a CDS encoding SRPBCC family protein, producing MWIRSHSVTTQEVTKEQLWQLFADVDNWAAWDEGVEYAKLEGEFEKGAFFTLKPKGGPKVKIQLIETTKNKSFTDMTRFPMGRMYGEHTFEETTEGLRITTTMKV from the coding sequence ATGTGGATACGATCACATTCTGTCACAACACAGGAAGTAACAAAAGAACAACTCTGGCAACTCTTTGCAGATGTAGATAACTGGGCTGCATGGGATGAAGGGGTGGAATATGCAAAGCTTGAAGGTGAATTTGAGAAAGGGGCTTTTTTTACTCTCAAGCCCAAAGGAGGTCCCAAAGTAAAAATACAGCTTATTGAAACAACTAAGAACAAGTCTTTTACCGATATGACCCGATTTCCTATGGGCCGCATGTATGGTGAGCATACTTTCGAAGAAACTACGGAAGGTTTACGCATCACCACGACTATGAAGGTTTAA
- a CDS encoding VOC family protein produces the protein MNLSSVRVITTDVKRLVDFYTQVTGMTLTQYTDDFAELRTSQATLAIGSTRTLALFGGNNIAEAAANRSAIIEFKVDDVDDIYQQLADFLGNTVVQVPTTMPWGNRSLLFRDPDGNLVNFFTPLTKEAKERATQQTTIV, from the coding sequence ATGAATCTTTCTTCAGTTCGGGTTATTACCACAGATGTTAAACGCCTGGTTGATTTTTATACACAAGTCACCGGGATGACACTCACACAATATACTGACGATTTTGCTGAACTACGTACGTCTCAGGCTACACTAGCTATTGGAAGTACACGTACATTAGCCTTATTTGGAGGGAATAATATAGCAGAAGCCGCTGCTAATCGCTCAGCAATTATTGAATTCAAGGTAGATGATGTTGACGATATATATCAGCAACTAGCCGACTTTCTTGGCAACACTGTTGTACAAGTTCCAACTACAATGCCTTGGGGCAACCGTTCACTGTTGTTCAGAGATCCGGATGGCAACCTGGTGAATTTTTTTACACCTCTCACAAAAGAAGCAAAGGAAAGAGCTACTCAACAGACAACCATTGTTTGA
- a CDS encoding ADP-ribosylglycohydrolase family protein has protein sequence MNQRNFAKDILFGLAVGDALGVPVEFKDRSYLKQFPVTDMIGYGTHNQPPGTWSDDSSLTFCLAESLCKGYDLTDLSRRFITWREYNHWTPHGHVFDIGIATSDAISRLRKGVSPALAGGKDEQSNGNGSLMRILPLALFLIDKDIQTRFEKTKEVSTITHAHIRSVLACFIYLEYALCLIRGLDKWKAFEQMRVTVNQFLDENTVCSDDERRKFYRVLGHPSTEFGMEPIHTYEEAQVYSSGYVLHSLEASFWCLLNSNSYRETVLKAVNLGKDTDTTAAVAGGLAGLVYQFEQIPEKWVNQLARVGDIHALAEKFALKYADML, from the coding sequence ATGAATCAACGAAATTTTGCCAAAGATATATTGTTTGGATTGGCCGTAGGTGATGCACTGGGTGTACCTGTTGAGTTCAAAGACAGAAGCTATCTGAAACAGTTTCCTGTGACGGATATGATAGGATATGGAACCCATAATCAGCCACCAGGAACCTGGTCAGATGATAGTTCGCTTACATTCTGTCTGGCAGAAAGTTTATGTAAAGGGTATGATCTCACTGACCTAAGCCGACGATTTATAACCTGGAGGGAATATAACCATTGGACACCGCATGGTCATGTATTTGATATAGGTATCGCCACATCAGATGCAATTAGTAGACTAAGAAAAGGAGTAAGTCCGGCATTAGCGGGAGGCAAAGATGAACAATCCAACGGCAATGGTTCATTGATGCGGATTCTGCCACTTGCTTTGTTTCTGATAGATAAAGACATCCAAACCCGATTTGAAAAGACTAAAGAGGTATCGACTATCACACATGCACATATTCGTTCTGTATTAGCTTGTTTTATTTATCTGGAATATGCTCTGTGCCTGATCAGGGGATTGGATAAATGGAAGGCTTTTGAACAGATGCGAGTTACCGTAAATCAGTTTCTGGATGAAAACACGGTTTGTTCAGACGATGAAAGACGGAAGTTTTACCGGGTATTGGGGCATCCATCTACAGAGTTTGGTATGGAGCCAATTCATACCTATGAAGAAGCACAGGTATATTCTTCCGGATATGTATTACATAGCCTAGAGGCAAGTTTCTGGTGTCTGCTAAACAGCAATTCATATAGGGAAACAGTATTGAAAGCAGTGAATCTGGGTAAAGACACAGACACAACAGCAGCTGTTGCAGGTGGATTAGCAGGATTAGTCTATCAGTTTGAACAGATACCTGAAAAATGGGTTAATCAACTGGCACGTGTTGGAGATATTCATGCATTGGCAGAGAAGTTTGCTCTCAAGTATGCAGATATGCTATAA
- a CDS encoding Gfo/Idh/MocA family oxidoreductase: protein MQTIHWGIIGCGDVTELKSGPAFNKVPDSRLVAVMRRDGVKAQDYARRHNVPKWYNDASKLIQDPEVNAIYIATPPDSHEHYALAAMEAGKPVYIEKPMTTTHAQAVNLVKASRDTNIKMVVAHYRRAQPYFKKIKSLLDEGAIGEVRFARLSFFDKPLSQEALQTEKIAWRVDPAISGGGLFHDLAPHQLDMAYYFFGDVLTIQGMATNQSKQYGADDIVSGSMLFQSGVLFEGLWCFAVDESETKDSFEIIGTEGKITFSVFGKQVIYLTRNGKESVLPFEAPMHVQQPMIEEVVSYFLGKGPNPCTASEGARIMEMIDKMTQK from the coding sequence ATGCAGACAATTCATTGGGGCATTATTGGATGTGGAGATGTAACAGAACTTAAAAGTGGTCCTGCTTTTAATAAAGTACCTGATTCCAGACTGGTTGCCGTCATGCGGCGTGATGGGGTGAAGGCGCAGGATTATGCCAGAAGACACAACGTACCTAAGTGGTACAATGATGCCAGCAAGCTTATTCAGGACCCGGAAGTAAACGCAATTTATATTGCTACGCCGCCTGATAGCCATGAGCACTATGCGTTGGCTGCCATGGAAGCAGGTAAACCTGTCTACATAGAGAAGCCAATGACCACCACTCATGCACAAGCAGTGAATTTGGTAAAGGCTTCCCGTGATACAAATATAAAAATGGTAGTAGCCCACTATCGGAGAGCACAACCTTACTTTAAAAAAATTAAATCATTGCTGGACGAAGGAGCTATTGGTGAAGTACGTTTTGCCAGACTTTCCTTTTTTGATAAACCTTTATCCCAAGAAGCTTTACAGACAGAGAAGATTGCGTGGCGAGTTGATCCGGCTATTTCCGGTGGAGGATTATTTCATGACCTGGCTCCCCACCAACTGGATATGGCCTATTACTTCTTTGGCGATGTCTTGACTATACAGGGAATGGCTACTAATCAGTCAAAACAGTATGGTGCTGATGATATAGTGAGTGGAAGCATGCTCTTTCAATCAGGTGTACTCTTTGAGGGCTTATGGTGCTTTGCTGTAGATGAATCCGAAACAAAGGACAGCTTTGAAATAATTGGCACTGAAGGAAAGATCACTTTTTCTGTTTTTGGGAAACAGGTTATTTACCTGACTAGAAATGGAAAAGAATCAGTTTTACCTTTTGAGGCACCCATGCATGTGCAACAACCCATGATTGAAGAAGTGGTAAGCTATTTTCTGGGAAAAGGCCCGAATCCATGCACTGCTTCCGAAGGGGCAAGAATAATGGAGATGATAGATAAGATGACACAGAAATAA
- a CDS encoding HD domain-containing protein has translation MNNWDRDLYNKAWDFATLHHSGQTFGGRTPGMRVDYINHIGAVTMEILWTLQHTTQTYNADLAIQCALLHDVIEDTTVTYEQVKEEFGTDVADGVMALTKNTQFPTKIEQMQDSLRRIQQQPKEVWMVKMADRITNLAPPPHYWNNEKIKAYQQEGQLIYDALHTAEELLAIRLKERISQYLTFLHVENI, from the coding sequence ATGAACAACTGGGATAGAGATTTGTATAATAAGGCATGGGACTTTGCCACACTTCACCATTCAGGCCAAACTTTTGGTGGCCGTACACCGGGTATGCGTGTTGACTATATCAATCACATTGGAGCAGTTACGATGGAAATACTCTGGACACTCCAGCATACCACCCAAACGTACAATGCGGATCTGGCAATCCAGTGTGCCCTTTTGCATGATGTAATTGAAGATACAACTGTAACCTATGAACAGGTTAAGGAAGAATTTGGTACAGATGTAGCAGACGGAGTAATGGCCCTTACCAAAAACACACAATTTCCCACTAAAATAGAACAAATGCAGGATAGCCTCCGTCGTATACAACAGCAGCCTAAGGAAGTATGGATGGTTAAGATGGCAGACCGGATTACTAACCTGGCTCCCCCTCCTCATTACTGGAATAATGAAAAGATTAAAGCCTATCAGCAGGAAGGTCAGCTTATCTATGATGCACTACATACCGCAGAGGAGTTGCTGGCAATCCGGTTAAAAGAAAGAATCAGTCAGTATCTTACGTTTTTACACGTTGAGAACATATAA
- a CDS encoding C40 family peptidase, whose product MQRIANQFWIVLQEIAKLFWIIVCEIAFLLARAGKYLYAHRKQIATHRATPWVIIALATVWSVWAMYRHVQQQQEKPIVVTRIPTVLISDSDFQQRHIQLTGQPPLPESNKALTQSITEWIGVPYRDNSDSRTGTDCSGFVRNVYQEAYGLNLNRNALKMYEQDVDPIEKEELHEGDLIFFDTFGSGISHVGIYLQNGRFAHASTSRGVTIDSLTNPYYSDCYYSSGRVNREFEEDEPTP is encoded by the coding sequence ATGCAACGCATAGCGAATCAGTTCTGGATTGTATTACAGGAAATCGCCAAACTTTTCTGGATAATTGTCTGTGAAATAGCTTTTCTGCTGGCTCGCGCAGGAAAATATCTGTATGCCCATCGTAAACAAATTGCTACTCACCGAGCTACACCTTGGGTAATTATTGCATTGGCAACGGTATGGTCTGTATGGGCTATGTACCGACATGTACAGCAGCAACAGGAAAAGCCTATTGTGGTTACACGCATTCCTACTGTACTGATCTCAGATTCTGATTTTCAGCAGCGACATATTCAGTTAACAGGACAACCACCCTTGCCAGAATCGAACAAAGCATTGACACAGAGTATTACAGAATGGATAGGAGTTCCTTACAGAGACAATAGTGATAGTCGTACCGGAACGGATTGTTCTGGCTTTGTACGCAATGTATATCAGGAAGCCTATGGATTGAACCTTAACCGCAATGCTCTTAAGATGTATGAACAGGATGTAGATCCTATCGAGAAAGAAGAATTACATGAAGGAGACCTCATCTTTTTTGACACCTTTGGCTCAGGCATCTCGCATGTGGGTATTTATTTGCAAAACGGACGATTTGCCCATGCATCAACGTCTCGTGGAGTAACCATTGATTCGCTTACCAATCCTTATTATTCAGACTGTTATTATAGTAGTGGCAGGGTAAACCGTGAATTTGAGGAAGACGAGCCTACTCCCTGA
- a CDS encoding YebC/PmpR family DNA-binding transcriptional regulator — MAGHSKWANIKHRKGTTDARRGKLFTRLSKEIIVAARLGGGDPSGNPRLRIAIQNAKTANIPKDNIERAIKKGTGAEVENYQEVTYEGNFGPVGIFIEATTDNTTRTVANIRSYYNKIGGSLGTNGSLAFIFNRKGVFNFNLPDTISLDELELELIDAGAEEVNMEENLITVITSFEDYGTMQKKLEDMHIEISEAALQRIPNVLVTLDNETFQKAMKLIDLFEDDDDIQKVYHNIDITEEQIEMI, encoded by the coding sequence ATGGCTGGTCACAGTAAATGGGCGAATATTAAACATCGCAAAGGAACTACTGATGCTCGTCGGGGCAAATTATTTACAAGACTAAGTAAGGAGATTATTGTTGCTGCACGTTTGGGTGGTGGTGACCCTTCGGGTAATCCTCGTTTGCGTATTGCTATTCAGAATGCCAAAACTGCTAATATTCCAAAAGACAATATCGAACGGGCTATTAAGAAAGGAACGGGAGCAGAGGTTGAAAACTATCAGGAAGTAACCTATGAAGGAAATTTTGGCCCTGTCGGAATTTTTATAGAAGCTACTACCGATAATACTACCCGTACAGTAGCCAACATCCGTTCGTATTATAATAAAATAGGGGGGAGCTTGGGTACTAACGGATCTCTGGCATTTATTTTTAATCGCAAAGGAGTATTCAACTTTAACCTGCCTGACACTATAAGTTTAGATGAGTTGGAATTAGAATTGATTGATGCTGGAGCCGAAGAAGTAAACATGGAAGAAAATCTGATTACAGTGATCACTTCTTTTGAAGATTACGGAACTATGCAAAAGAAGCTGGAAGATATGCATATCGAAATCTCAGAGGCTGCTTTGCAACGTATTCCCAATGTACTGGTCACACTGGACAATGAGACATTCCAGAAAGCGATGAAACTGATCGACTTGTTTGAGGATGACGACGATATCCAAAAAGTTTACCACAACATTGATATAACAGAAGAGCAAATAGAGATGATTTAA
- a CDS encoding DinB family protein yields MNIHDLIREIQDTLISVQNRILVWFDKPIQERQYKPENGGWSINDILEHITLTSHFLLILIDKGARKALENMQKQDLQAVLEHYAFERKKLDEIGMYQSFEWIRPEHMEPTGQKSEEEIRSLFIEQIQRCVTYLNQMPDGEGVLYKTTMTVNNLGKINVYEYIYFLAKHAERHIGQMERNEKEYEATMTY; encoded by the coding sequence ATGAACATTCATGATTTAATCAGGGAAATACAAGATACACTGATAAGTGTACAGAACAGGATACTGGTGTGGTTTGATAAACCCATACAGGAAAGACAATACAAACCAGAAAACGGCGGTTGGTCCATTAACGATATTCTGGAGCATATTACATTAACAAGCCACTTTCTGCTAATCCTTATCGATAAAGGAGCTAGAAAGGCACTTGAGAATATGCAGAAGCAGGATTTACAAGCTGTACTGGAACATTATGCATTTGAACGCAAAAAGCTGGATGAGATAGGCATGTACCAGTCTTTTGAGTGGATTCGTCCAGAACATATGGAGCCAACCGGACAGAAATCAGAGGAAGAGATAAGATCGCTCTTTATTGAACAAATACAACGTTGTGTGACATATCTGAATCAGATGCCTGATGGAGAGGGAGTTTTGTATAAAACAACTATGACAGTGAATAATCTGGGTAAAATAAATGTCTATGAATATATTTATTTTCTGGCAAAACATGCAGAACGCCACATTGGTCAGATGGAGCGCAATGAAAAGGAATATGAGGCTACTATGACATACTAA
- a CDS encoding DUF5606 domain-containing protein has product MELKEIVTVSGKGGLFKVVKPTRTGMILESMDKQKTRFIVGPQHRLSLLSEISVYTNTSEGSTPLQDVLYNLGDNYGDKGLPVSGKSSPEELASFMGTAVPDYDRDRVYASDIKKLVTWYGILLEYAPEILKKQEAVATAAEEKAEASEEKVSAETEETPAPKKATKKKQKSEA; this is encoded by the coding sequence ATGGAATTAAAAGAGATTGTTACAGTTTCGGGCAAAGGGGGCTTGTTCAAAGTGGTAAAGCCAACCCGGACAGGTATGATTCTGGAATCAATGGATAAACAAAAAACTCGCTTTATTGTAGGACCTCAACATCGTTTGTCTTTATTATCAGAGATTTCTGTTTATACAAATACCTCCGAAGGAAGTACTCCATTACAGGATGTATTATACAACCTGGGTGATAATTATGGCGACAAAGGTTTGCCTGTATCTGGCAAATCCAGTCCTGAAGAACTGGCATCTTTTATGGGAACGGCTGTTCCTGATTATGATAGAGACCGGGTATATGCTTCAGATATCAAAAAGTTGGTTACCTGGTATGGTATTCTGCTTGAGTATGCTCCTGAGATTCTGAAAAAACAGGAAGCTGTGGCTACTGCAGCAGAGGAGAAAGCTGAAGCATCTGAAGAAAAGGTAAGCGCAGAAACAGAAGAAACACCGGCACCTAAGAAGGCAACTAAAAAGAAACAAAAAAGTGAAGCATAA